The Gemmatimonadota bacterium DH-78 region CGGCGATCGTCCTGACGTTCGCCACGGGGGTGGTGTCGGGGCCGCCAACATATCGAGGAGGGTGTCCGTGCAGAAGGAAAAGCTCATGGATCGGGCTCGTGACGAGCTCTTCAGCCATATCAACCGCTGCGGGGTGCTCCAGGCGTCCGGCGAGGACCAGAAGGTCTGGATGGATGAGACCATCGACTACCTGGCCGAGCGTTACCCGGATCTCGGAGACCTCGAGCTGGATCATCTGCACTCGGTCGGCATGCGGTTCTGCGCGCCTGCGCTCGAGCACGGCTCGAGCAGCACCGCGAAGCTTCGCGACGGCGTGACCGCGGCCTGATCCACCCTTTTCGTCCTCCCCCGGGTCTCCCTCCGACCCCCGGGACGCGGACAGGGTGAGGTACCGAGGCTCGAAGGGCCCGGTGGGGATTTCCCCCGCCGGGCCCTTCGTCCGTTTGCTCCGGGTCCTTTCCCGAGTCGGGTCGGGTCCGTATACTTTCGCGCCTTCGCGCCCGCTCGCGGCAGTGATACGACCGCCCGGGCCGACGAGCGGCCTCGCTCGGTCGGCCCCGAACCCCGAGACGAATGCCTTCTGGCTGGCACACGCAGGATCCCGCTTCATCGGAGGGACTCCCCCTGAAGAAGGGGGCCAAGGCTCTTCTGGAGGCCTACTACCGCGGTGGCCACCTCCCCTCGCCCATGGGCGGATTCCTCGACCCGCTGCGGGTTCGCACCGAGTCCGACGGTTCCGGAACCGTGCTCTTCGAGTGTTCGGCCTCTTCGCTGCGCTACGAGCTTCGCGTGCCGAAGGCGTCGCGCGACGAGAAGGCGGCGGTGAAGGCGGCCCAGGAGGCCGACGAGCCGGTGGTGTGCCCGCGCTGCGAGCCCGCCCGCCGGCTTCGGCGCGCGGGCTCGCACCTCGTCTGCCCCCGGTGCGGGGTGCGGTACGGCAAGCCGAGCTGAGGGCTCGCCCTCCGCTCCTCGACCACCAATCTGGAACGAGGCCGTCACGGTCCGCAGGCCTCGCGGGAGCGCCCGAATTTCGGGTGGTACCGCCCCGGAGCGGGGTGTAGATTCGAAGTAGACCTCCCGCTTCCGCTTCCCGACGCCCATCGGAGTCCCGTCCATGACCGAAGGGTTCCTCTCCTCGGAGGAATACGACGAGCAGGCGCATCGTCTCTACGATGTCGGCGACTACGACGGGGCCCTCGAGATGTTGAAAGAGGGCCTCGCGCTGTATCCGAACGCGGTGGAGCTCTGCGTGGGACTGGGGTACGCCCGCCTCGCCCGCGAGGAGTTCGCCTGGGCGCGGCGCGCCTTCGAGCGCGCGATGGTGCTCGACCCCGCCCACGAAGACGCGATGGTGGGCATGGGGGAGGCGCTGCTGCGGTTGGGCCACCGCATCGAGGCGCTCCGCCTCTTTCACCGGGTGGAGCAGATGGGCTTCGACGACGACATCGAGCTCATGCTGACCATGGGGCGGGCGCTCTATCGCGACGGACTCTACACGCAGGCGCGCGACGTCTTCGGTCGCGCGGTGGCGGCCCGACCCGACAGCGCCGAGGCGGTGGCTTCGCTCGGATACGCCCTTCATCGGCTCGGCGACGACGTGGGCTCCGGCCGCCAGGCGCGGCGAGCGCTGCGGATCGATCCCGATCTCCACGAGGCCCGCATCTACCTCGGTCACCTGCTCTACGACCGGGGCGACTGGGAGGGCTCGCTGCGCGAATTCGAGCGGGTGCCGCCGGTGGAGCACTGGGACGCCCTGGCCGTCTGGAGGATCCTCGAGCTCAAGCGCGCGCTCTGGCACATGGAATCGGGCGACGCGCGTCTCGCCCCGTGGGAGGATCGGCTCCGCGCGCTCGAGGAACTGGACGACCCGATCGACCGCCTGCTGGCCGAGATCGAGTCGGAGGTGGCCGAGAAGGACGGACTGGCGCTCGACCCCTCGCAGCTCGAGCTCTTCAGCGGGCGCGCCGAGGGGGGACGGGAGCATCGCGTACGGAGTCCCGACGGGCACGTCTACCGGGGCAGCTGGAGTGCGATCGTGCGGCAGATGCGCGACGCGGCGGGCTTCGGACACGAGCCGCTCTCGGCTTTCATGCGTCGCATGGCGGAGCGCTGGCACGAACAGTCGGGGGTGGATGTGCCCTTCAGGGATCCGGAGGTGTTCTTGCGGGCGGCGGTCGAATACCGTCTGATGTTCCTGGAAGACGGGCCGGACTGAGGTCCGGCACACCTCTCCACCCCGCCCTCGCGGGCCCCCCAACCGCCGCCGTCATGTCCGACTCCACCACCGAGGCGCCGCTCCGGCGTCTGCATCACGCCCTGGTCCAGGCGCTCCGCGAGCGCGATCCCTCCGGTCTGGGCCGCCCCTTCACCGTGGCCGAGATCTACCAGGACCTGGTGCCCTATCGGTCGCACCGGGACGTGCTGGGGGTCGAGATGAACGGCGACTACGAGCACCTGCTGCTCCAGCTGCTGGCCGGCGCGGAGGGACTGGTGTCGCTCGAGTCGGAGCACGCGCGCCGCGAGATGGAGCGTGAGCTGACCCGCTCCAACCCCAACACGGGGCTCTTCCGCGAGTACGCCGCCGTCGACGTGCACCTCGTGGCCGAGCACATCCCGCCCGAGGCCGACGGCGACGTCGCCGACGAGCCGGAGCAGGCGGTGATCCTGCCGGCTCCCGAGGCCGAACCCGAGCCGCCGATGATCTTCGAGGTCGTCGACGCCCCATCGGTCGACGACCTCGCTCCCGGGGCAGAGCCCGAGCCCGTGTCGGAGCCGGTCGCGTCGGAGGGCCCGGCGCCCGCCGCCGCTTCGACGGGCGCCTCCGGGCTGCCGGGTGACGACGGCGTATGCTACTGGTGCCGCGAGACCCTGCCCATGCGCGAGAATCTCAATTTCTGCCCGTTCTGCGGCACCGACATGTCGGTCGAGCCGTGCCGGAAGTGCGGCGAGGCGCTCGAGCCGGGGTGGGGATTCTGCATTCTCTGCGGCACGTCCCGCGGCGACGGGTGAGGCGACGCCTCTCTTCCCTTCTCGCGCTGACCGTGGCGCTGGTCGCCTGCGAACGCGACGCCCCGCTGGAGCTGCAGCCCGACCAGGCCCTGCGCGATCTGCTCGGACTGGACTCTCGCGACTGGGTGCACCCGGTTCAGCTGCGCGGACGCGGAAACGACGAAGTGGCCGAGCCCGCACGTACGGTGGTCGAGAAGGGGCACTGGGTGGACTTTCGCGGCGGCGACGCCCGCGGGCACGTGGTGCGGTTCGACACCCTGGCCCTGTCGCCCGAGGCGCGCGCCTGGATGCGCGACACCGACCAGGTGGAGAGCCCCCCCCTTCTCACACCCGCTTCGCGGTGGGTCGTATCATTCGAAGAGGCCCCGGCGGGCACCTACCCCTTCGTGGTGGAGGGGAGCGGCGCGCCGGGGGCCGGTCTGATCGAAGTATCCACAGGAGAGCGATGATGGCGCGTGGCCGTATTCCGCTGGAGAGCTGGGAGGCCGTGGTCCCCGGCGTGGTGTTTCCCCTGCTGGGACTCTGGCTCGGCGGGTCCACCTGGACCGACCGCGCCATGGCCGGAGCGGTCAATCTCGCGCCCCTCGTGGTGATGGCGCTGCTCGCCCGCTTCGGCGGGCGTCGGGTGCCGGCGATCCAGGGGGCCGCCTCGGTCGCCTACGGCATCGTCGCAGCCGGGTGGGTGGGTCATCAGTGGGACCTGCCGGGCTTCGCCCTGGTCGGCGCCCATGCGGAACAGTACACGCCGCTCGCGGCCGCGGCGCTGGCGATCGTGCTCTACCCGCTGATCGCGCTGGGCATGCGCGCGGCGGGGGTGGGTCCGTCCGGCACACCGGCCCAGGGAGAGGTCTGATGCCCCGCGTGGCGGTGATTCCCGGCGACGGGATCGGGCTGGAGGTCATGCGCGAGGCCGTGCGGGTGCTCGAGGCGGTGGAGTCGCGCTTCTCGCCCGGCTGCGAGCTGGTGCACTGGGATCTGGGCGCGGATCGCTTCCTGCGCGACGGGATCACGATCACCGACGAGGAGTTCGCCTCGCTGTCGAACGATCACGACGCGATCCTGCTCGGGGCGCTCGGCGATCCGCGCGTGCCGGGCAATCAGCATGCGCGCGACATTCTTCTGGGACTCCGGTTCCGGCTCGATCTCTATGTGAACTATCGACCGGCCGTGCTGCTGGATCCGGCCCTGAGCCCGCTCAAGGCCCCGGGCGACATCCGGCTCGACATCTTCCGGGAGAACACCGAGGGGGTGTACGTGAATCTCGGGGGCACCTTCAAGGAGGGGACCGACCGCGAGACCGCCATCCAGGAAGATCTCAACACCTTCACGGGGGTGGAGCGCATCTGTCGCGCGGCCTTCGAGCACGCGGTGAAGCGCGGGCGGTCTCGCGTGACCCTGGTCGACAAGGCCAACGCGATGCCCGCGGCCGGCCGCCTCTGGCGCCGGGTGTTCGCGCTGGTGGCCTCCGACTTCCCCGACATCGACACCGACGCCATGTACGTCGACGCGATGGCGATGGACCTCGTGCGCCGGCCCACCCGCTACGAGGTGATCGTCACGGGCAACCTGTTCGGCGACATCCTCTCCGACCTGGCCGCCGAGCTCGTCGGCGGTCTCGGCGCGGCCGCGTCGGCCAACGTGCACCCGGGACGCCACGCACTGTTCGAGCCGGTGCACGGATCTGCGCCCGACATCGCCGGACAGGGGGTGGCCAACCCCCTCGGAGCGATCGCGTCGGCCGCCCTGATGCTCGATCACCTCGGCCACGCCGAGGCCGCGCAGGCCGTGGAAGAGGCGGTGGTCGCCGCCGTGGACGGCGGCGTGCGCACGGCCGACATGGGCGGCGACCGCTCCACCGAGCAGGTGGGAACGTGGATCGCCGATCGGGTACTCTCCGGGGGGTGAATCCGCACCCCGCGCCTTCCCTCCCTCCATTCGCGAGCGTTCGATGGGCACCCAGAAGCAAGAGCGAGACATCGTCTTCCTGTCCGGAAAGCGGACCGGGTTCGGCTCCTTCGGCGGGTCGCTCAAGGACTTCTCGGCCACCGATCTGGGCGTGATCTCGGCCGAGGCCGCCCTCACCGCCGCCGGTGTGGATCCGGGCGACGTGGGGCACGCGGTCTACGGCAACGCACTGCAGACCTCCGCCGATGCCATCTACCTCGCGCGTCACGTGGCCCTGCGGGCCGGCGTACCCGAGGCGGTGCCGGCGGTGACCGTGAACCGGCTCTGCGGTTCGGGATTCCAGGCGATCGTCTCGGGGGCGCAGGAGATCCTGCTCGGCGATGCCGAGGTGGCTCTCGTGGGCGGCACGGAGTCGATGAGTCAGGCGCCGCACGTGGTCCGTGGCGCGCGCTGGGGGCGCATGCGACTGGGTGAGGCCGGCGGGTTTTTCGAGGATCTGCTCTGGCAGGCGCTCCTCGACTCCAACTGCGGCCTCACCATGGCGCAGACCGCCGAAGAGCTCGGGGATCGCTACGGCGTCACCCGCGAAGAGTCCGACGCGGTCGCCCTCCGGTCGCAGCAGCGTGCCGATGCCGGGTGGAAGGCCGGCCATTTCGACGCCGAGATCGCACCGGTCACCCTCCGGTCCCGCAAGGGCGAGACGGTGTACGCCGCCGACGAGCACATGCGACCCGACGCCACCATGGAGGCGTTGTCGTCGTTGCGGCCGTACTTCCGGGAGGGGGGCTTCGTCACGGCGGGCAACGCCAGCGGCATCGGCGACGGGGCGGCGAGTGCCGTGCTCGCCGACGCCGCCTGGGCGGAGTCCCGCGGATTGAAGCCGCTGGGACGCCTCGTGTCGTGGGCCTTCGTCGGGGTGGACCCGCGCATCATGGGCATCGGGCCCGCTCCCGCCATCCGGAAGGCCCTCGAGCGCGCCGGCCTCGGGCTCGACGAGATGGATCTCGTGGAGGTGAACGAAGCCTTCGCTCCCCAGTACGTGGCGGTGGAGAAGGAGCTCGGCCTCGACCCCGAGAAGACGAACGTGAACGGGGGAGCGATCGCGCTCACCCACCCCCTGGCCGCCTCGGGCGCCCGCATCACCATCCACCTGCTGCACGAGCTGCGTCGACGGGGTGGCCGCTACGCCGTGGGGGCCGCCTGCATCGGCGGCGGTCAGGGCGGGGCGGTGGTGGTCGAGGCGCTCTGAGCTGCGGCGCGAGGTCGCCCGCGTGGACGAGAGGCGGAGGCCGGGGAAGCGACTGACGCGTCGGGAGTTCGACGACGTGATCCGGCGCGCTTCGGAGATCGCGGCGCGCGACGCGGAGGGCGGCGAGGGCGATCTGCCCGAAGCCGAGGTATATCGCATCGCGCGCGAGGTGGGTCTCGGCGAGAAGTACGTGCGGCGGGCGCTGTCGGAGGTTCAGGTCGAGCAGCACGACGGTTCGTTCGCCGGTCGTCTCGTGGGACCGGGCGATGTGCGCACCTCGCGCGCGGTGGAGGGGTCTCCGGAGGATCTCGCCCGCCGTCTCGACGAGTTCCTGGTGGCCGGCCGTCTCCTGCAGCGGGTGCGCCGCTCCCCCCGGTTCCTGCAGTACCGGCCCTCCGTCGACTGGATCAGCCAGCTCTCTCGGGCGGCCAGCGGTACTTCGAAGAAGTACTTCGTCGCGTCGGCCCGGTCGGTGGAAGTGCGGCTCGAGCCGGTCGATGACGACCAGACCCTCGTCGAACTCGACGTGGATCCGGGCATTCAGGGCGACTATCTCGGCGGCACCCTGGCCGCGGCCGGCTTCGGGGGCGTCGGTGCCGGTGTCGGCATCGCCGTGTCGACCGCCACCGTTGTTCCCGCCATGGCCGCGATCGCACTGGGAACGGGCGTGGGGGCGGGGATCATCGCCGGCACCATCCACATCGCCCGCAGCATGTACCGCCGAAAGATGGCCGATGTGCGGGCCGAGGTGGAGGGCGTGCTCGACCGGCTGGAGATGGGTGAGGAACTCGAGCCGCCGCCGAGTTCGTGGCGCCGGTGGGTCGAGAAGCACTTCCACGGTGCCCGGCGCATGCTGGACACCTACGACGACGACTGGTCGGGCGCCTGAGGCCCGAACCCGAGCGAGAGGAGCGAGTACCGGTGAAGATCGAGCGAGTGGGTGTGGTCGGTTGCGGGCTGATGGGCAGCGGGATCGCCGAGGTGGCGGCGCGGGCCGGATTCGAGGTGATGGTGCGCGAACTCGACGAGGCGGCGATCGCGGCCGGTCGACGCCGCATCGAGCGCTCGATGTCGCGCGCCCTCGAGAAGGAGAAGGTCACGGCCGCCGACAACGAGGCGGCCACGGCCCGCCTGCAGTTCACCACCGAGCTCTCCGACCTCGCCGACCGTGATCTCGTGATCGAGGCGATCGTCGAGAACGCCGACGCCAAGGCGGCCACCTTCGATGCGCTCGACGCGGTGTGCGGCGATCACGCGATCTTCGCCACCAACACCAGTTCGCTCACCGTCACCGACCTCGCGGCCCGCACGGCCCGGCCCGACCGTTTCGTCGGCCTGCACTTCTTCAATCCGGTGCCGGTGATGCGGCTCGTGGAAGTGGTGCCCACTCTGGCTTCCGATCCCGACGTGGTCGAATCGGTGGTGGCGTTCGGCCGGGCCCTGGGCAAGGAGCCGATCGTGGCTCGAGACGGCTCGGGCTTCGTGGTGAATCTGCTGCTGGTGCCCTACATGCTCGACGCCGTGCGCCAGCTGGAGCGCGGGGTGGCCTCGATCCCCGACATCGACACCGCCATGCGACTCGGGTGCGGCTACCCCATGGGGCCCTTCGCGCTCGCCGACTTCGTGGGGCTCGACACCACGCTCCGCATCGCCGAGATCATGTTCGACGAGTATCGCGAGTCGCGCTATGCGCCTCCGCCGCTGCTGCGCCGACTCGTGTCGCTCGGGCGCTTCGGCCGCAAGACGGGTCGGGGGTTCTACGACTACTCGGGCGACGAGCCGGTACCCCTCGTTCTCTGAACCACCCCTTTTGCCGGGTTATCCGCCTGCGCATCTTTCCCGCATGATCCTCGCCCTCGTGGAGTCCTCGCTGTTGCGTGCCGCGGTCGAATCATCGGCTCGCTGGGACGAGGATGTCGTCACCGACCGATCGGGAATGGGACGTGTGCTTCGGGTGTCGTCGCCGAGAGCACTCGTGGTCGACGACGAGCATGCGCTCGACTCGGTCGTGGCCGAGGCGCGGGCCGCCGGCGTGCCGATCGTGCGCCTCGGGGCGGCGGAGATCCGACGGTGGGAGATGCGGCGACGGGAGCGGGTGCCCCCGCCGGGTCGGGCCCGTTTCTACGGCGCCCAGTTGCGCCGAACGCTTCCCGAGCCGCAGCCGAGCTGGGTCGACCGACTGCTGTCGACCTTCACGCGCGCTGCCGGGCGCACGCTCCCCTTCTCCTTCCGGGCCGTGGCGCGTCGCGTGCTCGAAGACCCGGCGCGCTACACCACCCTCGAGGGGCTCGTCCCGGTCATCCGCATCAGCTCGCCGGCGCTCCGCGCGCGGTTTCGGCGTCGCGACCTGCCCTCACCGCTCGAGTATCTGCGGTGGCTGCGGCTGCTCGCGGTGGTGCACCACCTTCAGGTGACCGGAGAATCGGTCTCGACCACCGCGGTGCAGCTCGGCTTCCACTCGAGCGGCAATCTGGCCCGGTTCACCCGGTCGGTGTGTGGTCGAACGCCCACGGCGCTGCGGGGCGCGTCGGCCCCGGCCGAACTCGTGGTGGAGGTGACGGATCGCCTCTTCCGGCGAGAGGACCTCGACCGATGGGACTCGCTCGACCGCCTCTTTCCGCGCGAGGCCTGACCCGCCCCCGCGGCGTCGACGCGACCTGCGGGCATGACAAAGGGGCCCCCCCGAATGGGAGGGGCCCCTCGTTCGTCCAGGGACGGAACGAGTCTTAGCGGCGCACGTTGCGGCGCTGGCGGCGACGCTCGCGACGAATCGCGGCTTCCCGCTTCCGCTTCCGCTGAGCACTCGGCTTCTCGTAGAACCGGCGCTTGCGGAGCTCGGAGTAGAGACCCGAACGCTGCACCTTGCGCTTGAAGCGCCGCAGGGCCCGCTCGAGGCTCTCGTTGTCCTGGATGATCACTTCCAAGGGATCACGCTCCTCAACTGATAAAAACGATC contains the following coding sequences:
- a CDS encoding tetratricopeptide repeat protein, producing MTEGFLSSEEYDEQAHRLYDVGDYDGALEMLKEGLALYPNAVELCVGLGYARLAREEFAWARRAFERAMVLDPAHEDAMVGMGEALLRLGHRIEALRLFHRVEQMGFDDDIELMLTMGRALYRDGLYTQARDVFGRAVAARPDSAEAVASLGYALHRLGDDVGSGRQARRALRIDPDLHEARIYLGHLLYDRGDWEGSLREFERVPPVEHWDALAVWRILELKRALWHMESGDARLAPWEDRLRALEELDDPIDRLLAEIESEVAEKDGLALDPSQLELFSGRAEGGREHRVRSPDGHVYRGSWSAIVRQMRDAAGFGHEPLSAFMRRMAERWHEQSGVDVPFRDPEVFLRAAVEYRLMFLEDGPD
- a CDS encoding zinc ribbon domain-containing protein; the encoded protein is MSDSTTEAPLRRLHHALVQALRERDPSGLGRPFTVAEIYQDLVPYRSHRDVLGVEMNGDYEHLLLQLLAGAEGLVSLESEHARREMERELTRSNPNTGLFREYAAVDVHLVAEHIPPEADGDVADEPEQAVILPAPEAEPEPPMIFEVVDAPSVDDLAPGAEPEPVSEPVASEGPAPAAASTGASGLPGDDGVCYWCRETLPMRENLNFCPFCGTDMSVEPCRKCGEALEPGWGFCILCGTSRGDG
- a CDS encoding isocitrate/isopropylmalate dehydrogenase family protein; the protein is MPRVAVIPGDGIGLEVMREAVRVLEAVESRFSPGCELVHWDLGADRFLRDGITITDEEFASLSNDHDAILLGALGDPRVPGNQHARDILLGLRFRLDLYVNYRPAVLLDPALSPLKAPGDIRLDIFRENTEGVYVNLGGTFKEGTDRETAIQEDLNTFTGVERICRAAFEHAVKRGRSRVTLVDKANAMPAAGRLWRRVFALVASDFPDIDTDAMYVDAMAMDLVRRPTRYEVIVTGNLFGDILSDLAAELVGGLGAAASANVHPGRHALFEPVHGSAPDIAGQGVANPLGAIASAALMLDHLGHAEAAQAVEEAVVAAVDGGVRTADMGGDRSTEQVGTWIADRVLSGG
- a CDS encoding acetyl-CoA C-acyltransferase; translation: MGTQKQERDIVFLSGKRTGFGSFGGSLKDFSATDLGVISAEAALTAAGVDPGDVGHAVYGNALQTSADAIYLARHVALRAGVPEAVPAVTVNRLCGSGFQAIVSGAQEILLGDAEVALVGGTESMSQAPHVVRGARWGRMRLGEAGGFFEDLLWQALLDSNCGLTMAQTAEELGDRYGVTREESDAVALRSQQRADAGWKAGHFDAEIAPVTLRSRKGETVYAADEHMRPDATMEALSSLRPYFREGGFVTAGNASGIGDGAASAVLADAAWAESRGLKPLGRLVSWAFVGVDPRIMGIGPAPAIRKALERAGLGLDEMDLVEVNEAFAPQYVAVEKELGLDPEKTNVNGGAIALTHPLAASGARITIHLLHELRRRGGRYAVGAACIGGGQGGAVVVEAL
- a CDS encoding 3-hydroxybutyryl-CoA dehydrogenase, which encodes MKIERVGVVGCGLMGSGIAEVAARAGFEVMVRELDEAAIAAGRRRIERSMSRALEKEKVTAADNEAATARLQFTTELSDLADRDLVIEAIVENADAKAATFDALDAVCGDHAIFATNTSSLTVTDLAARTARPDRFVGLHFFNPVPVMRLVEVVPTLASDPDVVESVVAFGRALGKEPIVARDGSGFVVNLLLVPYMLDAVRQLERGVASIPDIDTAMRLGCGYPMGPFALADFVGLDTTLRIAEIMFDEYRESRYAPPPLLRRLVSLGRFGRKTGRGFYDYSGDEPVPLVL
- a CDS encoding helix-turn-helix domain-containing protein; its protein translation is MILALVESSLLRAAVESSARWDEDVVTDRSGMGRVLRVSSPRALVVDDEHALDSVVAEARAAGVPIVRLGAAEIRRWEMRRRERVPPPGRARFYGAQLRRTLPEPQPSWVDRLLSTFTRAAGRTLPFSFRAVARRVLEDPARYTTLEGLVPVIRISSPALRARFRRRDLPSPLEYLRWLRLLAVVHHLQVTGESVSTTAVQLGFHSSGNLARFTRSVCGRTPTALRGASAPAELVVEVTDRLFRREDLDRWDSLDRLFPREA
- the rpsU gene encoding 30S ribosomal protein S21; translated protein: MEVIIQDNESLERALRRFKRKVQRSGLYSELRKRRFYEKPSAQRKRKREAAIRRERRRQRRNVRR